In a single window of the Leptospira sanjuanensis genome:
- a CDS encoding cyclic nucleotide-binding domain-containing protein has protein sequence MSLLYAENKARIFWDIIIFFCILFAAVESPLRIVLFYEKGLTLSGIYILVDLLFLGDIFVNLFFPESARTERRPAFRKEMILPYLKSWFVFDFIAAFPFELVAQKAIGIELTFHPYLFLLFGITRIVKVVRIPGIIRRLNLAFQPSPGVLRLGLLGFWITIVAHWFAVGWLYMDQLERMKTGWNEYVKALYWSVMTLATVGYGDVLPATTEQRIYSILVMMIGAAVYATIIGNVASILGNLDLERSARIKRMSQVDSFLKARNLPSDLRMKIREFYIYIIEKGFGQNEKELLSDLPIPLQREVKIHLHRELLEKVPFLKGAEPSFITTLVFSLKHQIFLPGDIIFRKGDIGHNLYILSEGTVEILGENDHEVIAKAGGGQFFGELALITEERRSATVRSVGISQAYTLSKGDFLNALNDYPVFREAILTRVRNLKAQTRTRKKRTANGKVSKRERKN, from the coding sequence TTGAGCCTTCTTTATGCCGAAAATAAAGCGCGAATATTTTGGGATATTATAATATTCTTTTGTATTTTGTTCGCTGCCGTCGAGTCTCCGCTTCGAATAGTCCTTTTTTATGAAAAGGGTCTTACCTTGAGCGGCATATACATTTTGGTCGACTTGCTGTTTTTGGGCGATATTTTCGTGAATCTATTCTTTCCCGAATCCGCGCGGACGGAACGCAGGCCTGCTTTCCGAAAAGAGATGATTCTCCCTTATTTAAAAAGCTGGTTCGTATTCGATTTCATCGCCGCATTCCCTTTCGAATTGGTCGCTCAGAAAGCGATCGGTATCGAACTCACCTTTCATCCGTATTTGTTTCTTTTATTCGGGATCACTCGTATCGTTAAGGTGGTTCGGATTCCGGGAATCATTCGCAGGCTGAATCTCGCATTCCAGCCGTCGCCTGGTGTTCTTCGTTTAGGATTGCTCGGCTTTTGGATCACGATCGTGGCCCATTGGTTTGCGGTCGGTTGGCTCTATATGGACCAATTGGAAAGGATGAAAACCGGATGGAACGAGTATGTCAAAGCTCTTTATTGGTCCGTGATGACGCTTGCCACCGTAGGTTACGGAGACGTGCTTCCCGCAACGACCGAACAGAGGATCTATTCGATTTTGGTGATGATGATCGGAGCGGCGGTTTACGCCACCATCATCGGGAACGTGGCGAGTATTCTCGGAAATCTGGATTTGGAACGTTCGGCCCGCATCAAAAGAATGTCGCAAGTGGATTCCTTTTTAAAGGCGAGAAACCTTCCCTCGGATTTGAGGATGAAAATCCGCGAGTTCTACATTTACATTATCGAGAAAGGTTTCGGTCAAAACGAAAAGGAATTGTTAAGCGACTTGCCAATTCCCCTGCAAAGGGAGGTCAAGATTCATCTGCATCGGGAACTTTTAGAAAAGGTTCCGTTTCTTAAGGGCGCGGAGCCTTCGTTCATTACGACGCTCGTGTTTTCCCTCAAACATCAGATTTTTCTCCCCGGCGATATCATATTCAGGAAAGGTGATATAGGTCATAACTTGTACATTCTGAGCGAAGGGACGGTTGAAATCCTCGGAGAAAACGATCACGAAGTGATCGCGAAAGCCGGAGGCGGACAATTTTTCGGAGAGTTGGCTTTGATTACCGAGGAAAGGAGATCGGCTACGGTTCGATCCGTGGGAATCTCTCAGGCGTACACTCTCAGTAAGGGTGATTTTCTGAACGCCTTGAACGATTATCCCGTATTTAGAGAGGCGATTCTTACCAGAGTTCGGAATCTAAAAGCGCAGACACGGACGCGTAAAAAACGAACGGCGAACGGAAAGGTTTCAAAACGGGAAAGGAAGAATTGA
- a CDS encoding c-type cytochrome — MKIYSNILIFFLFVFAFADVNAENPKEKSVIRGSIVFRTYCVLCHGESADGKGRLATGKVPPPANLTITKLSDSQKEEIIRKGGAGVNRSAFMPPWKDELSEEQIKDVISYINYLSKNK, encoded by the coding sequence ATGAAAATATATTCAAATATTCTGATATTCTTTCTCTTTGTTTTTGCGTTCGCCGACGTGAATGCGGAGAATCCCAAGGAAAAGTCCGTGATCCGAGGAAGTATCGTGTTCCGTACGTACTGTGTTCTTTGTCACGGCGAATCCGCGGACGGAAAAGGAAGGCTTGCCACAGGTAAGGTTCCTCCTCCGGCGAACTTGACGATCACGAAGCTCAGCGATTCTCAAAAGGAGGAAATCATCCGAAAAGGCGGAGCAGGCGTGAACCGTTCTGCGTTTATGCCGCCTTGGAAGGACGAACTTTCCGAAGAACAGATCAAAGACGTGATCTCGTATATCAATTATCTTTCCAAAAACAAATAA
- a CDS encoding PP2C family protein-serine/threonine phosphatase yields MSTATNYSLYTVLAVDDSEINLKLIVHTLKPLGFQIFTAESAAEARNVLLTNRVDILLLDVSMPGQDGFSFCKELREIERFKLLPILFITAINRELGFDEAISHGGDDFIHKPFQPRELIAKIRAFIRIKILQDEVLEQKRNYEKELIMARKVQQELLPEKELEWSGVSLSTIFQPLMQIGGDYTDAWIENECLHIFIADCSGHGPSAALLAAMLKMQVSSLSPDQTLQEKVRTLRHNLEKILPEEFSITFFYGILHKDLHFEYSNGGHPSPMLFKDGAVTTLPGMGPLIIPIEINVSEEFKTVQLEKGSYLLLYTDGATEIADKTMNILGEEKLKRIFQDGVSKGGDILASMMQSILAHSDRGTNDDDIAMMVLKL; encoded by the coding sequence TTGTCCACGGCTACGAATTACAGTCTTTATACGGTTCTCGCGGTAGACGATTCCGAGATCAATTTAAAGCTGATCGTACATACTCTCAAACCTTTGGGGTTTCAGATCTTCACCGCGGAATCGGCGGCCGAGGCGCGTAACGTGCTTTTGACCAACCGGGTCGATATTCTTTTGTTGGACGTGAGTATGCCGGGGCAGGACGGTTTTTCGTTCTGCAAGGAACTCAGGGAAATCGAACGATTCAAACTTCTTCCCATACTTTTTATCACCGCGATCAACCGTGAACTCGGATTCGACGAAGCGATCTCTCACGGAGGAGACGACTTCATCCACAAACCGTTTCAGCCGAGGGAATTGATCGCAAAGATCCGCGCTTTTATTCGGATTAAAATTCTTCAGGACGAAGTCTTAGAACAAAAGCGGAACTACGAAAAGGAACTGATCATGGCGCGGAAGGTTCAACAGGAACTTCTTCCCGAAAAGGAATTGGAATGGAGCGGAGTAAGTTTAAGCACGATCTTCCAACCTTTGATGCAGATCGGCGGAGATTATACGGACGCTTGGATTGAAAACGAATGTCTTCATATCTTCATCGCGGATTGTTCCGGTCATGGTCCTTCTGCGGCCTTGCTCGCGGCGATGCTGAAGATGCAGGTTTCCAGTCTTTCTCCCGATCAGACGTTGCAGGAAAAAGTGCGGACGCTGCGTCACAATCTCGAAAAAATTCTTCCCGAGGAATTTTCGATCACGTTCTTTTACGGAATTCTTCACAAGGATCTTCACTTCGAATATTCGAACGGAGGTCATCCCTCTCCGATGCTTTTTAAGGACGGGGCCGTTACGACTCTTCCGGGGATGGGGCCTCTTATCATTCCGATCGAAATCAACGTAAGCGAAGAATTCAAAACCGTTCAATTGGAAAAAGGTTCGTATCTTCTTTTATACACGGACGGCGCCACGGAGATCGCGGACAAAACCATGAACATTCTCGGCGAAGAAAAGCTGAAGAGAATTTTTCAGGACGGAGTTTCCAAAGGCGGGGACATTCTCGCATCGATGATGCAATCCATTCTTGCGCATTCGGACCGCGGAACGAATGATGACGATATCGCTATGATGGTATTGAAATTATGA
- a CDS encoding methyl-accepting chemotaxis protein, whose amino-acid sequence MNLLNRISIKTRLRFSFGAIIGVFILSSALIVYNTFTYRKAIRSMIDHSQPKFQLMNLTLEKLILAELTLSSKVSTIDAVLSEEEYKKVKVLIDEIRANLTRLNGYYLEKTEVEKLNSLKEGLNDLLRYTDTIHLLGMENRRQEAQILYVRGIHPLSASMRGVIKELIEFEALESRKSEETAEAQLTLSLYTISILSVLSLIAGVWFSRSIILSVMFPLKRAIDFASEIQNGNLNNRIDIDSLDEMGELLEFLKRMETSLREIIVEARNSVESSERAGQEFAKVSQEFLQTSETQAFDSQKVADHIDRLSRLVEKNTQTILISGEHLRNLEREIQRNLMSLASVTESLNSLTVRAKESSETALKGREKVDAVQKSFAEVKRTVQKIKDALVKIGEISTRTNMLALNAAIEAARAGEHGKGFSVVAEEVSQLAEHTMKNTREITELIEFTRTNIDSGNGEMDQFSDFFKIIQENAVNVAEFSLRLLDDMRVQESGLNQCSQRMHEVASNITDLESSSLENKSAYGSIRESVQKLSQGALQISSGSQAINEGAKKIDEQSTKVKRLMEKFKV is encoded by the coding sequence GTGAACCTACTCAATCGGATCAGCATCAAAACGAGACTTCGCTTCAGCTTCGGGGCGATCATCGGCGTATTCATTCTTTCGTCCGCGTTGATCGTCTACAATACGTTCACGTATCGAAAGGCGATTCGATCCATGATCGACCATTCTCAACCTAAGTTTCAGTTGATGAACCTGACCTTGGAAAAACTGATTCTCGCGGAACTTACGCTTTCTTCCAAGGTTTCCACGATCGACGCCGTCTTATCCGAAGAAGAATACAAGAAGGTAAAGGTTCTAATCGACGAGATTCGAGCGAACCTAACTCGTTTGAACGGTTATTATCTGGAAAAAACGGAAGTTGAAAAGTTGAATTCTTTGAAGGAAGGTTTGAACGATCTTCTGCGATACACGGATACGATTCACCTTCTCGGAATGGAGAACCGCAGACAGGAAGCGCAGATCCTTTACGTGCGGGGAATTCATCCGTTGAGCGCATCGATGCGCGGCGTTATCAAGGAGTTGATCGAGTTCGAAGCCTTGGAATCGCGCAAAAGCGAAGAAACCGCGGAAGCGCAACTAACGTTATCCTTATACACGATCAGCATTCTTTCCGTTCTTTCCCTGATCGCGGGTGTGTGGTTTTCCAGATCCATCATTCTGTCCGTGATGTTCCCTTTAAAAAGGGCGATCGACTTTGCGTCCGAAATCCAAAACGGAAATCTGAACAATCGAATCGATATCGATAGTTTGGACGAAATGGGCGAGCTGCTCGAATTCTTAAAAAGAATGGAAACATCTTTGCGCGAAATCATCGTTGAGGCGCGCAACTCGGTCGAAAGTTCGGAAAGAGCCGGTCAGGAATTCGCGAAAGTTTCACAGGAATTTCTGCAAACCTCCGAAACGCAGGCCTTCGATTCTCAAAAGGTCGCGGACCATATCGATCGTCTGAGCCGCTTAGTCGAAAAGAACACGCAGACGATTTTGATTTCGGGAGAACATCTCCGTAACCTCGAACGCGAAATTCAAAGAAATCTAATGTCTTTGGCGAGCGTCACCGAGTCCCTAAACTCTTTGACCGTACGTGCGAAGGAATCCTCCGAAACGGCCTTGAAAGGAAGAGAAAAAGTCGACGCGGTTCAGAAGTCCTTTGCCGAAGTTAAACGAACCGTACAAAAGATTAAGGACGCGCTCGTCAAGATCGGAGAAATTTCCACAAGAACGAATATGCTTGCCCTCAACGCAGCGATCGAAGCTGCAAGAGCCGGAGAACACGGAAAAGGTTTTTCAGTCGTCGCGGAAGAGGTTTCCCAACTCGCCGAACACACGATGAAAAACACGAGGGAAATCACCGAACTGATCGAGTTTACCCGGACGAATATCGATTCCGGAAACGGAGAAATGGATCAGTTCTCCGATTTTTTCAAAATCATTCAAGAGAACGCCGTGAATGTTGCGGAGTTCAGTCTCCGTCTTTTGGACGACATGAGAGTTCAGGAGTCCGGCCTCAATCAATGTTCTCAACGAATGCACGAGGTCGCATCGAATATTACGGATTTGGAATCCTCTTCTTTGGAAAATAAAAGCGCTTACGGTTCGATACGGGAATCGGTGCAGAAACTTTCGCAGGGCGCGCTTCAAATTTCTTCCGGTTCTCAGGCGATCAACGAGGGCGCGAAAAAGATCGACGAACAATCGACAAAAGTAAAACGCCTGATGGAAAAATTTAAGGTCTGA
- a CDS encoding phosphoribosylaminoimidazolesuccinocarboxamide synthase, whose translation MNLPNPSYRGKVRDIYDLGDKLILSSTDRISAFDVVFPQPVPDKGKVLNRISTSWFSFFKDIPNHILETDVKKFPAPFQNHPDLEGRSVLVKKCKRIDYECVVRGYIAGSGWKEYKDAGTLAGVTLPKGLKESQKLPEPVFTPAVKNDQGHDENISEVEMENRIGKELFGILKEKSISIFNRAAEVVDRAGIILCDTKFEFGILDGQVILIDELLTPDSSRYWSADTYSVGISPPSLDKQILRNYLETTSWNKMPPAPDLPAGLIQELREKYQKIEDLILSCTSQKSK comes from the coding sequence ATGAATTTGCCGAATCCTTCCTACCGGGGTAAAGTCAGGGACATTTACGATCTCGGAGACAAGTTGATTCTTTCCTCCACGGATCGTATCTCCGCGTTCGACGTCGTCTTTCCCCAGCCGGTTCCCGATAAGGGAAAGGTTCTCAACCGAATCTCCACTTCTTGGTTTTCCTTCTTTAAGGATATTCCCAATCATATCTTGGAAACCGATGTGAAGAAGTTTCCCGCTCCGTTTCAAAATCATCCGGATCTGGAAGGACGTTCGGTTTTAGTAAAGAAGTGCAAACGTATCGATTATGAATGTGTGGTTCGCGGTTATATTGCGGGTTCCGGTTGGAAAGAATACAAGGACGCGGGAACTCTCGCGGGCGTGACTCTCCCCAAAGGTTTGAAAGAATCCCAAAAACTTCCCGAGCCGGTGTTTACTCCCGCGGTCAAAAACGACCAAGGTCACGATGAGAACATCTCCGAAGTCGAAATGGAAAATCGGATCGGAAAGGAACTGTTCGGAATTCTGAAGGAAAAATCGATTTCCATTTTCAACCGGGCCGCTGAAGTGGTAGATAGGGCCGGAATCATTCTTTGTGATACCAAATTCGAGTTTGGAATCTTGGACGGACAGGTCATTCTGATCGACGAGCTTCTTACCCCGGACTCTTCCCGGTATTGGTCTGCGGATACGTATTCGGTGGGAATTTCTCCTCCGAGTTTGGACAAACAGATCCTTCGGAATTATCTGGAAACTACGAGCTGGAACAAGATGCCGCCTGCGCCCGATCTCCCGGCCGGATTGATTCAGGAGCTGAGAGAAAAATATCAGAAGATAGAGGATCTCATTCTTTCATGTACATCGCAAAAATCCAAGTAG
- the purQ gene encoding phosphoribosylformylglycinamidine synthase subunit PurQ — MKVAVITFPGSNCDADIYRVLRDQYDAEVDRVWHRDQLDKKYELVILPGGFSYGDYLRSGAMAGFSPVMKSVKEHVDKGGKLFGICNGFQILTEAEFLPGALTRNKTLKYICKTVTLKKGSANNPITTSLDASKELRIPIAHADGCYYATSDVLKQLDDEGRILFRYSGENPNGSLDAIAGITSKNFKVAGMMPHPERAMNSITGEVDGKVVLDLILGA, encoded by the coding sequence ATGAAAGTTGCGGTCATCACGTTTCCCGGTTCCAACTGCGACGCGGACATCTACCGCGTTTTGCGAGATCAATACGACGCCGAAGTCGATCGCGTTTGGCATAGGGATCAGCTCGATAAGAAATACGAACTCGTGATTCTTCCCGGAGGATTTTCTTACGGAGATTATCTCCGCTCCGGCGCGATGGCCGGTTTTTCTCCCGTGATGAAATCGGTAAAGGAACACGTGGACAAGGGCGGAAAGCTGTTCGGGATCTGCAACGGATTTCAAATATTAACCGAGGCGGAATTCCTCCCGGGCGCTCTTACAAGAAACAAAACTCTGAAATACATCTGCAAAACCGTGACCTTAAAAAAAGGTTCGGCCAACAATCCGATCACGACTTCCTTGGACGCTTCGAAAGAATTGAGAATTCCGATCGCCCACGCGGACGGTTGTTATTATGCGACATCCGATGTTCTCAAACAATTGGACGACGAGGGGAGAATTCTGTTTCGTTATTCCGGAGAGAATCCGAACGGTTCTCTCGACGCGATCGCGGGAATCACTTCTAAGAATTTCAAGGTCGCCGGTATGATGCCTCACCCGGAGCGCGCCATGAATTCGATCACCGGAGAAGTGGACGGCAAGGTCGTTCTGGATCTTATCCTCGGCGCTTGA
- a CDS encoding ABC transporter ATP-binding protein → MPLKEQALFVCQDLSYSIGKKRILKQISFSLFRGELALLRGDNGAGKTTLLRAILNHGQHKDCFSFYGSGENLRRNSSDTTILVDKSSDNAGKSPDAGNKNANLNDDSISKSNNDSVTQKIPRISYLGHELGLYTSLSLEENLRYFLSIARIEFPKEKVESLLRSFKLWSRREDPIFTFSRGMKQKAALVRALLTGGDLILLDEPFTALDRSGLETAIRLLEEHSKNAAVLMVTHDPGIPFSRATKTLTIREGNLETTVLSAS, encoded by the coding sequence TTGCCACTTAAAGAACAAGCGCTCTTCGTCTGCCAAGACCTATCTTATTCTATCGGAAAAAAACGGATTCTCAAACAGATCTCATTCTCGCTTTTCCGTGGCGAACTCGCTTTGTTGCGGGGCGACAACGGCGCCGGAAAAACGACTCTGCTTCGCGCGATTTTAAATCACGGTCAACATAAGGATTGTTTTTCGTTTTACGGCTCGGGTGAGAATTTGCGGCGCAACTCTTCCGACACGACGATCCTCGTCGATAAAAGCTCCGACAACGCCGGTAAAAGTCCCGACGCAGGAAATAAGAACGCAAACTTGAATGACGATTCGATCTCAAAGTCGAACAACGATTCGGTGACTCAAAAAATTCCTCGGATCTCTTATCTCGGTCACGAACTCGGACTTTATACTTCTCTTAGCTTGGAGGAGAATCTTCGTTACTTTCTTTCCATAGCACGAATTGAATTTCCTAAGGAGAAGGTCGAGTCGCTTCTGCGTTCCTTTAAACTTTGGTCGAGAAGAGAGGATCCCATCTTTACATTCTCCCGAGGAATGAAACAAAAGGCCGCGCTTGTTCGCGCGCTTTTGACCGGAGGAGATTTGATTCTTTTGGACGAGCCCTTTACTGCGCTCGATCGTTCCGGTTTGGAAACCGCGATCCGTCTTTTGGAAGAACATTCGAAAAACGCCGCGGTGTTGATGGTGACGCACGATCCGGGAATTCCGTTTTCACGCGCGACAAAAACTTTGACGATTCGGGAGGGAAATCTTGAAACAACTGTTCTCTCTGCTTCATAA
- the purS gene encoding phosphoribosylformylglycinamidine synthase subunit PurS produces MYIAKIQVVLKESVLDPQGSTVKKVLSEVGEKSVQDVRVGKYIELKIDAPNEDAARKDVERLCDKILVNHVIETYSANIQKL; encoded by the coding sequence ATGTACATCGCAAAAATCCAAGTAGTCCTCAAAGAATCCGTTCTCGACCCTCAGGGAAGCACGGTGAAAAAAGTTCTTTCCGAAGTCGGTGAAAAATCGGTGCAAGACGTGAGAGTCGGAAAATACATCGAACTCAAGATCGACGCTCCGAACGAAGACGCCGCGAGAAAGGACGTGGAAAGACTTTGCGATAAGATTCTCGTCAATCACGTTATAGAAACATATTCTGCGAATATTCAAAAACTATGA
- a CDS encoding heme exporter protein CcmB, with product MKQLFSLLHKEFLLLGRAINGILSVLVLITSIVFIFNYALEQTGKLDRQTLIGIKWSVLFLTSYVFIGQSAWEERESGGGRISSLFLPIWMRFLAKSLAVFTGLTIAAIYLMILLSVFFQAFPLGWKDLTVNLIFLVPGVLCISFLGVALSHISDSSRLKEILLPLLMIPFTIPILLFGMEAERKLERMPVFDPIPGLAILLSFCVFYAGIGILLLELSGDEP from the coding sequence TTGAAACAACTGTTCTCTCTGCTTCATAAGGAGTTTCTGCTGTTAGGAAGGGCGATTAACGGAATTCTTTCCGTTCTCGTTTTGATCACCTCGATCGTATTCATTTTTAATTATGCGTTGGAGCAGACCGGCAAACTGGATCGTCAGACTTTGATCGGAATCAAATGGTCCGTTTTGTTTTTGACCTCGTACGTTTTTATCGGTCAGTCCGCTTGGGAGGAACGGGAAAGCGGTGGAGGGAGAATCAGCTCGTTGTTTCTTCCGATTTGGATGCGCTTTCTCGCAAAGTCCCTTGCCGTGTTTACGGGTTTGACGATCGCCGCGATCTACTTAATGATTTTATTATCCGTTTTTTTTCAGGCGTTTCCCTTGGGTTGGAAAGATCTTACGGTCAATTTGATCTTTCTTGTGCCGGGTGTTCTCTGCATTTCCTTTTTGGGTGTGGCTTTGAGTCATATCAGCGATTCTTCGCGGCTGAAGGAAATTCTTCTTCCCTTGTTGATGATTCCGTTTACGATTCCGATTCTCCTTTTCGGAATGGAAGCCGAACGGAAGCTCGAACGTATGCCCGTCTTCGATCCGATTCCCGGTCTTGCCATCTTACTTTCGTTTTGCGTTTTTTACGCTGGAATCGGAATTCTACTTTTGGAACTTTCGGGCGACGAACCCTGA
- the ccsA gene encoding cytochrome c biogenesis protein CcsA yields the protein MKIRIAHPIWDWVLSAFFLIGFPTAVLFSLNYPNVILQQGTAHRIFYFHVPVAWVALYGPVFSLAFAVVYLIRKESKWDLLSLAANQVALLFAIGVIFSGRIWAFSAWGVAWDKTDARLQSFTVLFISLIAYFVFRILITDATKKKLFSAFLSILCAVNAVITWGAIRWIDNPGNHPESVLGKGGMDSDIRMSFWLGVLAYHILFLVLIRFAYRLAKIEDLRESLPEREE from the coding sequence ATGAAAATTCGAATCGCTCATCCGATTTGGGACTGGGTTTTATCCGCATTCTTTTTGATCGGTTTTCCGACCGCCGTTTTGTTTTCCCTCAATTATCCGAACGTGATTTTACAACAAGGAACCGCTCACAGAATTTTCTACTTTCACGTTCCGGTCGCGTGGGTCGCGCTTTACGGTCCCGTTTTTTCTCTCGCGTTCGCGGTCGTTTATCTCATCCGCAAAGAATCCAAATGGGATCTTCTTTCGCTTGCCGCAAATCAAGTCGCGCTTTTGTTCGCGATCGGAGTCATCTTTTCCGGAAGAATCTGGGCGTTCAGCGCGTGGGGAGTCGCTTGGGATAAAACCGACGCAAGACTTCAGTCCTTCACCGTTTTGTTTATCAGTTTGATCGCATATTTCGTTTTTCGAATATTGATCACCGACGCGACCAAGAAAAAACTTTTTTCGGCGTTCTTGAGCATTTTATGCGCGGTGAACGCGGTCATCACTTGGGGGGCGATCCGTTGGATCGACAATCCGGGAAATCATCCCGAATCGGTTCTCGGCAAGGGAGGAATGGACTCGGATATTCGCATGAGTTTCTGGCTCGGGGTTCTTGCGTATCATATTTTGTTTTTGGTATTGATCCGCTTCGCTTATCGTTTGGCTAAGATCGAGGATCTTAGGGAAAGCCTGCCGGAAAGGGAAGAGTAA
- a CDS encoding methylamine utilization protein has translation MSIRWNVILFGLIFSAGSLSAAEHEVGQKNKKFTVESLKIKMGDIVSFPNYDSFYHNVYSLSPVKIFDLGSYAKGQTQKVKFEKAGKVTVQCAIHPDMKMTIDVQ, from the coding sequence ATGTCGATTCGATGGAACGTTATTCTGTTCGGTTTAATTTTTTCCGCGGGAAGTTTGTCCGCGGCGGAACACGAAGTGGGGCAAAAGAATAAAAAATTCACGGTGGAATCCCTCAAGATCAAGATGGGAGATATCGTAAGTTTTCCGAATTACGATTCCTTTTACCACAACGTTTATTCTCTTTCTCCGGTTAAGATCTTCGACTTGGGATCGTACGCCAAAGGACAGACTCAAAAGGTGAAATTCGAAAAGGCCGGAAAAGTTACGGTTCAATGCGCGATTCATCCCGATATGAAGATGACGATCGACGTTCAATGA
- a CDS encoding cytochrome-c peroxidase, translating into MSCILFVPILIFSLFTFTHCTSEKEQNTKTETSKATDKSGETTANPVDTAAYPFPPDNQPTPDRILLGKTLFFDPILSGSNWISCATCHNPGLGWSDGLKTAVGHNMKVLGKNTPTILNGAFGNKMFWDGRADNLEAQALGPIASPDEMNQDLDEVILELKNIQKYKDLFAKAYPGEEISANTIAKAIANFERTIISTDSPFDRWKKGETNAISKSAQSGFALFNGKANCASCHQGEHFTDNGFHNIGLKSNRKDVGRFKIVPVKSMKGAFKTPTLRDVDFTGPYMHDGSYATLEEVVEHYDRGGDETSNLDPNMAPLKLNFQEKADLVAFMKSLTGKKRIVSIPELPR; encoded by the coding sequence TTGTCTTGCATTCTGTTTGTTCCAATTCTTATTTTCAGTCTTTTTACTTTCACACATTGTACATCCGAAAAGGAACAGAATACAAAGACGGAAACTTCTAAGGCGACGGATAAATCCGGTGAAACGACCGCAAATCCTGTGGATACCGCAGCATATCCTTTCCCACCGGACAATCAGCCGACGCCCGATCGGATTCTTCTCGGGAAAACATTGTTTTTTGATCCGATTCTTTCCGGCTCCAACTGGATCAGCTGCGCGACTTGTCACAATCCGGGACTCGGCTGGTCGGACGGACTCAAAACCGCGGTCGGCCATAATATGAAGGTTTTAGGAAAGAACACTCCGACCATTCTCAACGGAGCTTTCGGAAATAAGATGTTCTGGGACGGACGTGCCGACAATCTCGAAGCGCAGGCTCTCGGTCCGATCGCTTCTCCCGACGAAATGAATCAGGATTTGGACGAAGTAATATTAGAATTAAAGAATATTCAAAAATACAAAGATCTTTTTGCAAAAGCCTATCCAGGAGAAGAAATCAGTGCGAATACGATCGCCAAGGCGATCGCGAATTTCGAAAGAACGATCATCTCGACCGATTCTCCCTTTGATCGTTGGAAAAAAGGGGAAACGAACGCGATCTCTAAATCGGCGCAAAGCGGCTTCGCGCTCTTTAACGGGAAGGCGAACTGCGCGTCTTGTCATCAAGGGGAGCATTTTACGGACAACGGATTTCATAACATCGGTCTGAAATCGAATCGAAAGGATGTCGGAAGATTTAAGATCGTTCCCGTTAAATCCATGAAAGGCGCGTTTAAAACTCCCACGTTGCGGGATGTCGATTTTACGGGGCCTTATATGCACGACGGAAGTTATGCGACGTTGGAAGAAGTCGTGGAGCACTACGATCGGGGAGGGGACGAAACGTCGAATCTCGATCCGAACATGGCTCCGCTCAAACTGAACTTTCAGGAAAAAGCGGACTTAGTCGCGTTTATGAAATCATTGACCGGGAAGAAACGGATCGTCTCCATTCCCGAGTTGCCGAGATAA